In Xyrauchen texanus isolate HMW12.3.18 chromosome 32, RBS_HiC_50CHRs, whole genome shotgun sequence, the following proteins share a genomic window:
- the LOC127626363 gene encoding putative claudin-24, with protein sequence MDRAAMDPGVCALELLGVFFSLGAWLCSLMTTMMSQWLTLSTELLPTERFELGLWETCVVQELGITECRPYDSLLGLPSDIRLARILMCTTVAIGLLGLLFAIPGIYLVNSCKRTETLEAKRTLKMLGGIFCFVAGILGLVPVSYVAHLTVLRFFDESVPSVVPRWEFGDALFFGWTAGCLHLIAGFLLVTSCIWLQNEACPLIPSMTLNRTHIMNPERSPGRRREYV encoded by the coding sequence ATGGACAGAGCTGCTATGGACCCTGGAGTTTGTGCTCTGGAGTTGCTGGGGGTCTTTTTCTCTTTAGGCGCCTGGTTGTGTTCTCTCATGACCACCATGATGTCCCAATGGCTCACGCTTTCCACGGAGCTTCTTCCGACAGAGAGGTTCGAGCTGGGATTGTGGGAAACATGTGTGGTCCAGGAACTGGGCATTACGGAGTGCAGACCTTACGACAGTCTGTTGGGTCTCCCTTCTGATATCCGCCTGGCCAGAATTTTGATGTGTACGACTGTGGCGATCGGTCTACTCGGGTTGTTGTTCGCAATCCCGGGCATCTACCTGGTCAACAGCTGCAAACGCACCGAGACACTCGAAGCCAAGAGGACCCTTAAAATGCTCGGTGGAATTTTTTGCTTTGTCGCTGGAATACTCGGGCTGGTGCCCGTGTCGTACGTTGCACACCTGACGGTTCTGCGGTTTTTCGATGAAAGCGTGCCCAGTGTGGTTCCACGTTGGGAGTTTGGGGACGCACTCTTCTTCGGCTGGACGGCAGGGTGTTTGCATTTGATCGCTGGTTTCCTGCTCGTCACCTCCTGCATATGGCTGCAAAATGAAGCATGCCCGCTAATCCCATCAATGACGCTTAACAGAACACACATTATGAATCCAGAACGTTCTCCAGGAAGAAGGAGAGAATATGTGTGA